From Nomascus leucogenys isolate Asia chromosome 15, Asia_NLE_v1, whole genome shotgun sequence, a single genomic window includes:
- the CHST1 gene encoding carbohydrate sulfotransferase 1 yields MQCSWKAVLLLALASIAIQYTAIRTFTAKSFHTCPGLAEAGLAERLCEESPTFAYNLSRKTHILILATTRSGSSFVGQLFNQHLDVFYLFEPLYHVQNTLIPRFTQGKNPADRRVMLGASRDLLRSLYDCDLYFLENYIKPPPVNHTTDRIFRRGASRVLCSRPVCDPPGPADLVLEEGDCVRKCGLLNLTVAAEACRERSHVAIKTVRVPEVNDLRALVEDPRLNLKVIQLVRDPRGILASRSETFRDTYRLWRLWYGTGRKPYNLDVTQLTTVCEDFSNSVSTGLMRPPWLKGRYMLVRYEDLARNPMKKTEEIYGFLGIPLDSHVARWIQNNTRGDPTLGKHKYGTVRNSAATAEKWRFRLSYDIVAFAQNACQQVLAQLGYKIAASEEELKNPSVSLVEERDFRPFS; encoded by the coding sequence ATGCAATGTTCCTGGAAGGCCGTCCTCCTCCTTGCCCTGGCCTCCATTGCCATCCAGTACACGGCCATCCGCACCTTCACCGCCAAGTCCTTTCACACCTGCCCCGGGCTGGCGGAGGCCGGGCTGGCCGAGCGACTGTGCGAGGAGAGCCCCACCTTCGCCTACAACCTCTCCCGCAAGACCCACATCCTCATCCTGGCCACCACGCGCAGCGGCTCCTCCTTCGTGGGCCAGCTCTTCAACCAGCACCTGGACGTCTTCTACCTGTTTGAGCCCCTCTACCACGTCCAGAACACGCTCATCCCCCGCTTCACCCAGGGCAAGAACCCGGCCGACCGGCGGGTCATGCTGGGCGCCAGCCGCGACCTCCTGCGGAGCCTCTACGACTGCGACCTCTACTTCCTGGAGAACTACATCAAGCCGCCGCCGGTCAACCACACCACCGACAGGATCTTCCGCCGCGGGGCCAGCCGGGTCCTCTGCTCCCGGCCTGTGTGCGACCCTCCGGGGCCCGCCGACCTGGTCCTGGAGGAGGGGGACTGTGTGCGCAAGTGCGGGCTACTCAACCTGACCGTGGCGGCCGAGGCGTGCCGCGAGCGCAGCCACGTGGCCATCAAGACGGTGCGCGTGCCCGAGGTGAACGACCTGCGCGCTCTGGTGGAAGACCCGCGGTTAAACCTCAAGGTCATCCAGCTGGTCCGAGACCCCCGCGGCATTCTGGCTTCGCGCAGCGAGACCTTCCGCGACACGTACCGGCTCTGGCGGCTCTGGTACGGCACCGGGAGGAAACCCTACAACCTGGACGTGACGCAGCTGACCACGGTGTGCGAGGACTTCTCCAACTCCGTGTCCACCGGCCTCATGCGGCCACCGTGGCTCAAGGGCAGGTACATGTTGGTGCGCTACGAGGACCTGGCCCGGAACCCTATGAAGAAGACCGAGGAGATCTACGGGTTCCTGGGCATCCCGCTGGACAGCCACGTGGCCCGCTGGATCCAGAACAACACGCGGGGTGACCCCACCCTGGGCAAGCACAAATACGGCACCGTGCGAAACTCGGCGGCCACGGCCGAGAAGTGGCGCTTCCGCCTCTCCTACGATATCGTGGCCTTTGCCCAGAACGCCTGCCAGCAGGTGCTGGCCCAGCTGGGCTACAAGATCGCCGCCTCGGAGGAGGAGCTGAAGAACCCCTCGGTCAGCCTGGTGGAGGAGCGGGACTTCCGCCCCTTCTCGTGA